Within Vicinamibacteria bacterium, the genomic segment CAAGTAGGCATGTCGCCCGTCGGTCGATAACAGTGCGTAGAGCAGGCCGTTGGGTGTCGACCTGGTGAGCACCTCGCCGGGCAGCTTCACCGGATCTTCGGGATCGTGGTCCGCGGCGATGACGTGCTCCTGCGCGGGGTCCCGATTCAGGTCGAACGCTGCCACCCGCTCGCGGGATTTGCCGTTCGTCGAGCTTTTCACGAGGGTGAAGGCCCAGTCCCCTTCGAGCGAGAAACGAACGTCGGCAAAGGTCTCCTTTTTCGAGACGTCGGAAGTCACCAGGACTCGTGCGCTCGAGAGCGCGAAGGGAGCTTCGAGATGCATGAGGCGATCCGCCTTGTCGCTCTTCGTCGCCTCCTCCTCGTTCCCATCGTTTTCTTCTTCGTCGGCTTCCTCCTGCCAGAGAAACGCGAGTCCGTTTCCGTCCGGCCGCCACCGGACCTCACGAGGGAGCTTCTGCTCGATCCGATCGGGTCCCCGCTCGCGACCTTCTCGGATAGGCATTTCTCGGACCGTGGAGAGGACGTTTCCGTCGCGGTCCATCACTTCGAGATTCCGGGCGAATTCCGTGAAGGACACGATGTGGGAAAGCGGCTCCACGATTCGCTCGGCGAGGATGTGCTTGCCGTCGGGGCTCAACGAGAATTCGAGGAACATGCCGGGTCTTCCGATCCAGCGTGGAGCTTGTCCGGGCTTGAGCTCGGCGAGCTGGCTCGTCGTGTGGTAGCGAAACCGTTCGGCGTCCGCCTGATCCCGCAAGAGGAAGGGATACGTCGGATTCGGTGTTTCCTTGTCCCGTGTCGTACGGACGATGGGTCCGCTGGGAAGGCCGCTTCGGGGCGCGTCGCCTCGCTCTCGGGAAACGAGCAAGGTGAGCAGGCCTCCCTCCGGAGTCCACTGAAGCATTCCCGACGGCGCTTCCGACGGCCTTCGCTGGGCAGGTCCCGCAGCCAGTGTTGCCATGACCGGGGCACTCGAGACCGAGCGAGCTTTCCCGGTGCGCACGTCGGCGATCCACACTTCGGTCCTCTCGCTCAAATGGGCGAGAAAAGCGAGCTCGCTGCCGTCGGTCGACCACATCATGTCGCTGACAAAAATGCCCGCGGGGAGGTCGATGTCGCGAAATCGTCGCTGGCTCAATGAGAAGACCTGCAGCCCGTAGATCCCGTAGGTATCGAGGTGCCACTCCCGGTTCACGCGTGGTCGGACCTCGAGCATAGCGAGCCTCAACGTCTCCTCTCCCATCTTCTCGAGCGTCGACAGCTCGGTGGAGAGTGGGACAAGAAAGTGATCGCCGTCGGGGCCGAGCTGGTTCAGGGTCGTGAAGTTCTTGTCCTTGCGGAAGATGTCCTGAACGGGCTCGGGCGGGAGGATGTAGCCCGGGTCGAGCTCCTGAGCGAGCAACACGAGAGGCGTGACGAGGAGCCAGATTACGCAAATGAGCGCGATGCGGTGACGCATGAGAACCTCCTGGAAACCGCCGAGACGCAGCGGAGCGATTCTACGTCACGATGCGGGCGGTCGCCATGGATGCCTGCCACGGACGGGACGAAGCCGAAGCGCGACGTGTTCAGACAGAACAATTGATGCAGCGAGTTCCCTATTCGGCTTTGTCCTGGGTAGGCGTGAAATCGATCCACGCCGCGGGCCGAGAGAGTCGGATCTCCGCACCTTGTGGAAGCCGCATGGGTTCGCGAAGCTGGTACTTCTCCCTCCACGTCGGGTCGTACCGTTCGATGACGAGAAGTGGGATGACCTGTCCACCAGGGAACCGCGCCTCGACTCGAAATGGCTGAAGGTCATCCATCGACGATGGATCCGGAAAGATCGCGAGGAGCTCGACAGCGGTGGGGAAAGAATAGACTCGATGGGTGATTCGCACTGATTGGACGGGCTCCGTGGCGGAAGCGAAC encodes:
- a CDS encoding prolyl oligopeptidase family serine peptidase — protein: MRHRIALICVIWLLVTPLVLLAQELDPGYILPPEPVQDIFRKDKNFTTLNQLGPDGDHFLVPLSTELSTLEKMGEETLRLAMLEVRPRVNREWHLDTYGIYGLQVFSLSQRRFRDIDLPAGIFVSDMMWSTDGSELAFLAHLSERTEVWIADVRTGKARSVSSAPVMATLAAGPAQRRPSEAPSGMLQWTPEGGLLTLLVSRERGDAPRSGLPSGPIVRTTRDKETPNPTYPFLLRDQADAERFRYHTTSQLAELKPGQAPRWIGRPGMFLEFSLSPDGKHILAERIVEPLSHIVSFTEFARNLEVMDRDGNVLSTVREMPIREGRERGPDRIEQKLPREVRWRPDGNGLAFLWQEEADEEENDGNEEEATKSDKADRLMHLEAPFALSSARVLVTSDVSKKETFADVRFSLEGDWAFTLVKSSTNGKSRERVAAFDLNRDPAQEHVIAADHDPEDPVKLPGEVLTRSTPNGLLYALLSTDGRHAYLKGSGYAEDFEPQPFIDRIRIADGSKERLFEGREDAYEQPLVPLDADLTRMTVSRETRTNFPDSFLWSSDAEMVNLTNNRDPFPELTAVERVDFEFTRRDGLVVQARISLPLGYRAGERVPAIFWTYPSEYSSEKEYRRDAIRDRAHNRHNELSYLRWSDIWLTQGYALIHPDVPIIRKDRTYNDNYVQHLVDSLYAAIRKVDELGYVDIDRIGHGGHSYGAFATANLLAHTPYFKAGIAGDGAYNRTLTPMGFQSERRFLWENPHVYFEMSPFFQADHIDTPLLMYHGLDDNNTGTFPIQSERMMQALTGLGKTAVLYLYPFESHGPRARETYLDLWARWLEWFDTHVKAPGTEQAPPTENQSVAQR